From a single Klebsiella quasivariicola genomic region:
- a CDS encoding HHA domain-containing protein: MTKQEWILRLRRCTSKETLERIIEKNKYSLTDDELEHFNAAVDHRLAEMAMGKFYDKIPAGVWKYVK, encoded by the coding sequence ATGACGAAACAGGAATGGATTTTAAGACTACGCCGCTGTACATCTAAGGAAACTCTGGAAAGGATAATAGAAAAAAATAAATATTCCCTGACGGATGACGAACTTGAGCACTTTAATGCCGCAGTGGATCACCGGCTGGCGGAAATGGCAATGGGGAAGTTTTATGATAAAATTCCTGCAGGCGTCTGGAAATATGTTAAATAA
- a CDS encoding DUF1778 domain-containing protein — MKSDVQLNLRAKESQRALIDAAAEILHKSRTDFILEMACKAAENVILDRRVFNFNDEQYAEFIDMLDAPVEDEPAINKLLARKPQWDV; from the coding sequence ATGAAATCAGATGTTCAACTCAACCTAAGAGCTAAAGAGTCTCAGAGAGCACTCATCGATGCTGCTGCAGAGATCCTTCATAAATCGCGAACCGACTTTATCCTGGAGATGGCCTGCAAGGCTGCGGAGAATGTGATCCTTGATCGCCGTGTTTTCAATTTTAACGACGAACAGTATGCAGAGTTCATCGATATGCTCGATGCACCAGTCGAGGATGAGCCCGCCATTAATAAACTACTGGCAAGGAAACCTCAGTGGGACGTATAA
- a CDS encoding GNAT family N-acetyltransferase, giving the protein MGRITTPEPLSSSHQLAEFVSGETVLDEWLKQRGLKNQALGAARTFVVCKTGTKQVAGFYSLATGSVNHTEATGSLRRNMPDPIPVIILARLAVDVSLHGKGVGADLLHDAVLRCYRVAENIGVRAIMVHALTEEAKGFYAHHGFKASQTHERTLFLKLP; this is encoded by the coding sequence GTGGGACGTATAACCACGCCCGAGCCGTTATCCAGCTCTCATCAGCTGGCTGAGTTCGTCAGTGGAGAGACAGTCCTCGATGAATGGCTAAAACAGAGAGGTTTAAAAAATCAAGCTCTTGGCGCTGCCCGAACGTTCGTTGTTTGCAAGACGGGTACGAAGCAAGTAGCTGGTTTTTACTCTTTGGCCACCGGTAGCGTTAACCATACGGAAGCGACAGGTAGTCTTCGGCGTAACATGCCAGATCCTATACCGGTGATTATACTCGCTCGCCTGGCGGTAGATGTCTCATTGCACGGAAAAGGGGTTGGCGCCGATTTACTCCACGATGCAGTTCTACGGTGTTATCGCGTAGCTGAGAACATTGGGGTTCGTGCGATAATGGTTCATGCGCTTACTGAAGAAGCCAAAGGTTTCTATGCTCACCATGGATTTAAGGCATCACAAACTCATGAGAGGACTCTGTTTCTAAAGCTTCCATGA